One window from the genome of Gadus morhua chromosome 16, gadMor3.0, whole genome shotgun sequence encodes:
- the LOC115560868 gene encoding extracellular calcium-sensing receptor-like encodes MNFLKVALMKPKASVNLPDYVHLHVLLWGILSVMFNQVETKAQQCKLIPGSMSLPVLQRNGDITLGGLFSLHDMVVEPNRLFTTMPPHPRCTRFNFRTFRWMQTMIFAIEEINREGKLLPNVTLGYKIYDSCSTPYQALKAAMELMGTEQDSEVEMVDNHMCHGTVPVVIGDGGSTQSLVVARFLGAFNVPQVSYFSSCACLSNKMEYPAFLRTMPSDLFQVDALVQLVRHFDWTWVGVIAGDDAYGRGGATIFDNEVQKFGACVALHEIIPKNHARDAMAAIVSRIRSSGALVVLVFAVEQDAAALFDEALRQGLSGIHWLASEAWSTASVLSTPKKYQHILQGTIGLALRRAQIPGLQDFLLRLHPSNSDASENPFLIPFWEEVFGCRLGERTLMENENYKPPCSGTEDLKSIKNIYNDVSQLRISYNVYKAVYAIAHAIKAMKSCNDGAGPFLLQACSEATNIQPWQLLHYLKEVEYTNQFGDETMFDQNGDPVAMYDLVNWQLGSNGEMQFITIGMFDGTAPAGRKKLQLQDNNILWNDNKTMVPQSECSSPCPSGTRKAIRPNFPVCCHDCVVCRAGEISNRTNSIECLRCLPLFWSNVERTACFPKEVDFLSFSDTMGKTLTTVALLGSLCTCWVIFIFSCHISTPIVRANNSELSFLLLFSLNLCFLCSLTFIGRPSDWSCMLRHTAFGITFVLCISCVLGKTLVVLMAFKASLPGSNLMKWFGPVQQRAIITLSTLVQVIICIIWLTVAPPTPQKLMPRESAIVLLLCDEGSALGFALVLGYIGLLACLCLFLAFLARKLPDNFNEAKLITFSMLIFCAVWVAFIPAYISSPGKYSVAVEIFAILASSYGLLACIFAPKCYIILLRPEKNSRKHLMSKTNVQ; translated from the exons ATGAATTTCTTGAAAGTTGCATTGATGAAGCCCAAGGCGTCAGTTAATTTGCCAGACTATGTACATTTACATGTGCTGCTGTGGGGGATATTGTCAGTTATGTTTAACCAGGTAGAAACCAAGGCTCAGCAATGTAAACTTATACCAGGGTCCATGTCTCTGCCTGTTCTGCAAAGAAACGGGGATATCACACTAGGGGGTCTCTTTTCTCTTCATGACATGGTGGTGGAGCCTAATCGTTTATTCACCACCATGCCACCACACCCAAGGTGCACCAG GTTCAACTTCCGAACATTTCGCTGGATGCAGACTATGATCTTTGCAATTGAAGAGATCAACAGGGAGGGAAAACTCCTTCCAAACGTCACTCTGGGCTATAAGATTTATGACTCATGCAGCACCCCCTACCAGGCCTTGAAGGCTGCCATGGAGCTGATGGGAACCGAGCAAGATTCAGAGGTAGAGATGGTGGATAATCACATGTGTCACGGGACTGTTCCTGTGGTGATAGGAGATGGAGGCTCCACACAGTCACTAGTTGTGGCTCGATTCCTTGGAGCGTTCAATGTGCCTCAG GTGAGCTATTTCTCCAGCTGTGCTTGTCTCAGTAACAAAATGGAGTATCCTGCCTTCTTAAGGACCATGCCTAGTGACCTCTTTCAG GTGGATGCCCTCGTGCAGCTGGTCAGACATTTTGACTGGACATGGGTGGGCGTAATAGCAGGTGACGATGCATATGGCCGAGGTGGTGCGACAATCTTTGACAATGAG GTTCAGAAGTTTGGTGCCTGTGTGGCCCTCCATGAAATCATCCCTAAGAACCATGCAAGGGATGCGATGGCCGCTATTGTTTCCAGGATTCGATCCTCAGGGGCTTTGGTGGTCCTGGTGTTTGCTGTGGAACAAGATGCTGCAGCGCTGTTTGATGAAGCACTCAG GCAGGGGCTGTCAGGGATCCATTGGCTGGCGAGTGAGGCATGGAGCACCGCATCTGTCCTCTCTACCCCTAAGAAGTACCAACACATCCTCCAGGGCACTATAGGTTTGGCTTTACGTAGAGCACAGATCCCTGGCCTGCAGGACTTTCTGCTTCGCCTACACCCCTCAAACTCAGATGCTTCTGAGAATCCCTTTCTGATCCCTTTCTGGGAAGAGGTCTTTGGGTGTCGTCTAGGTGAAAGGACTTTAATGGAAAATGAAAATTATAAACCTCCATGTTCTGGTACAGAGGACCTGAAAAGTATAAAGAACATTTACAATGACGTTTCCCAGCTGAGGATTTCTTACAATGTCTACAAGGCTGTTTACGCAATTGCACATGCGATTAAAGCTATGAAGAGCTGTAATGATGGGGCTGGGCCATTTTTACTGCAGGCTTGTTCAGAGGCAACCAATATACAGCCATGGCAG CTCCTTCACTACCTAAAAGAGGTGGAATACACAAATCAGTTTGGGGATGAGACCATGTTTGACCAAAACGGAGACCCCGTAGCTATGTATGATCTGGTCAATTGGCAACTGGGATCAAATGGAGAGATGCAATTTATAACCATTGGAATGTTCGATGGGACAGCACCGGCTGGCCGTAAAAAACTCCAGCTGCAAGATAATAACATTCTTTGGAATGACAACAAGACAATG GTTCCCCAGTCAGAATGCAGCAGTCCCTGTCCCTCAGGCACCAGAAAGGCCATCCGACCAAACTTTCCTGTATGCTGCCATGACTGTGTGGTCTGCAGAGCTGGGGAGATTAGCAATCGGACCA ATTCCATAGAGTGTTTGCGCTGCTTGCCTCTTTTTTGGTCCAATGTTGAGAGAACAGCCTGCTTTCCCAAAGAAGTGGACTTCCTGTCCTTCAGCGACACCATGGGCAAAACACTGACGACTGTTGCTCTGCTTGGCTCCTTGTGCACTTGTTGGGTTATCTTTATATTCTCTTGTCACATATCTACTCCTATAGTTAGAGCTAATAACTCTGAGCTGAGTttcctgctgctcttctcctTGAATCTGTGTTTCCTATGTTCTCTGACCTTCATCGGTCGTCCCTCAGACTGGTCCTGTATGCTTCGCCACACAGCTTTTGGGATCACCTTTGTCCtctgtatctcttgtgttctgGGGAAGACTTTAGTGGTGTTGATGGCTTTTAAGGCTTCACTTCCGGGCAGCAATCTTATGAAATGGTTTGGACCAGTACAGCAAAGAGCCATCATTACCCTTTCAACCTTGGTCCAG GTTAttatttgtataatttggttGACGGTGGCTCCTCCTACTCCACAAAAACTGATGCCTAGAGAGAGTGCCATCGTTTTACTCTTATGTGATGAGGGTTCAGCTCTAGGATTTGCTCTGGTCCTCGGTTATATTGGCCTGCTGGCCTGCCTCTGCCTCTTCTTGGCCTTCTTAGCCAGAAAGTTACCAGACAATTTCAATGAGGCCAAGCTCATCACCTTCAGCATGCTGATCTTCTGTGCTGTCTGGGTGGCCTTCATCCCAGCCTACATCAGCTCTCCAGGGAAGTACTCTGTGGCTGTGGAGATCTTTGCCATCCTGGCTTCTAGTTATGGTCTGTTAGCCTGTATTTTTGCTCCCAAATGTTACATAATCTTGCTCAGACCCGAGAAGAACTCTCGGAAACATCTAATGTCAAAGACCAATGTGCAATAA
- the LOC115560869 gene encoding extracellular calcium-sensing receptor-like, producing the protein MIFAIEEINSSDYLLPNVSIGYRIYDNCGSTLSSMRAAMALMNGADATSESACSGQSAVHAIIGESESSSTIVLSRTTGPFKLPVISHSATCECLSSRTEYPSFFRTIASDLYQSRALAQLVKHFGWSWVGAVNSDSDYGNNGMAIFLAAAREEGVCVEYTEKFHRTEPEKLKKVVEVIRKSTARVIVGFLAHVEMNNLLEQLSVHNITGLQFIGVEAWITADSLVTPTSFSVLGGSLGFAVQKANISGFSDFVIKGFWESAFPCTQSNSEIVMDTQCKDNLDLIETKDYNDDVPELRYSANIYKAIYAVAHSLHRLLKCKNVSGCDKMIKVHPWQVVEALQMVNFTIKNGDQVWFDSTGAAVAQYEVVNWQRGADGSVEFKPVGYYDASLPPGEKFVLRNKDIMWPGGKTELPVSVCSESCPPGTRKVLQKGKPVCCYDCILCAEGEISNTTDSNGCTKCPEDFWSSENRDKCVLKTVEFLTFTEVMGIVLVFFSLFGVFITIIVANLFLINKDTPLVRANNSELSFLLLFSLTLCFLCSLTFIGRPSDWSCMLRHTAFGITFVLCISCVLGKTIVVLMAFRATLPSSNVMKWFGPTQQRLSVLAFTLIQVVICILWLTINPPYPFKNMEIYMDKIILECALGSPIGFWAVLGYIGLLALLCFILAFLARKLPDNFNEAKFITFSMLIFCAVWITFIPAYVSSPGKFTVAVEIFAMLASSYGLLLCVFAPKCFIILFKPELNTKKHMMAKCK; encoded by the exons ATGATCTTTGCCATTGAGGAGATAAATAGCAGTGACTATCTTCTTCCCAATGTTTCTATTGGATATCGTATCTATGATAACTGTGGCTCCACATTATCCTCAATGCGTGCCGCCATGGCCCTCATGAACGGCGCTGACGCGACTTCGGAAAGCGCCTGCTCCGGTCAATCTGCTGTGCACGCCATCATTGGAGAGTCTGAATCATCCTCGACTATTGTTCTGTCACGCACCACCGGACCTTTCAAACTACCCGTG ATCAGTCACTCGGCCacgtgtgagtgtttgagtaGTAGGACAGAATATCCCTCTTTCTTCCGCACCATCGCCAGCGACCTCTACCAGAGCCGGGCTCTGGCCCAGCTGGTCAAACACTTTGGCTGGAGCTGGGTGGGGGCGGTCAACAGTGACAGTGACTATGGCAACAACGGCATGGCCATCTTCCTCGCCGCCGCGCGGGAGGAAGGAGTATGTGTGGAGTACACAGAGAAGTTCCACAGGACGGAACCAGAGAAGCTCAAGAAAGTGGTGGAAGTTATTCGCAAGAGTACGGCCAGAGTGATTGTTGGCTTCTTAGCCCACGTGGAAATGAATAACCTTTTAGAGCAGCTGAGCGTCCACAATATCACAGGCTTGCAGTTCATTGGTGTGGAGGCCTGGATCACTGCTGACAGTCTGGTGACCCCCACCAGCTTCAGTGTGTTGGGAGGGTCCCTTGGTTTCGCTGTGCAGAAAGCTAATATCAGTGGCTTTTCGGATTTTGTGATTAAAGGGTTCTGGGAATCTGCCTTTCCATGCACACAGTCAAACAGTGAAATTGTAATGGATACACAATGTAAAGACAACCTTGATCTGATTGAGACAAAGGATTACAATGATGATGTGCCTGAGCTTAGATACTCTGCTAACATCTACAAGGCCATCTATGCTGTGGCTCATTCTCTGCACCGTTTACTCAAATGCAAAAACGTCAGTGGGTGCGACAAGATGATTAAAGTGCATCCCTGGCAG GTAGTGGAAGCATTACAGATGGTCAATTTCACCATAAAGAACGGGGATCAGGTGTGGTTTGACAGCACAGGCGCAGCCGTGGCCCAGTATGAGGTGGTGAACTGGCAGCGTGGGGCCGATGGCTCGGTCGAGTTTAAACCGGTCGGCTACTACGACGCCTCATTACCTCCTGGAGAAAAGTTTGTCCTCAGGAACAAGGACATAATGTGGCCTGGTGGAAAGACAGAG TTGCCTGTGTCAGTGTGCAGTGAAAGCTGTCCCCCTGGAACTCGCAAGGTCCTCCAGAAAGGGAAGCCAGTGTGCTGCTATGACTGTATACTTTGTGCTGAGGGTGAAATCAGCAACACAACAG ATTCTAACGGTTGCACAAAGTGCCCTGAAGATTTCTGGTCAAGTGAAAACAGAGATAAATGTGTTCTGAAAACCGTTGAGTTCCTAACTTTTACAGAAGTAATGGGGATAGTactggtgtttttttctttgtttggggTATTTATAACTATAATTGTGGCAAACTTGTTTTTGATCAATAAGGACACGCCTTTAGTCAGGGCCAACAACTCTGAGCTGAGcttcctgctgctcttctccttgactctgtgtttcctgtgttctcTGACCTTCATCGGCCGTCCCTCAGACTGGTCCTGTATGCTTCGCCACACAGCGTTTGGGATCACCTTTGTCCTttgtatctcttgtgttctgGGGAAAACTATAGTGGTGTTGATGGCCTTCAGAGCTACACTACCTAGCAGTAATGTTATGAAATGGTTTGGTCCAACTCAGCAGAGACTGAGTGTATTGGCTTTCACTCTCATACAGGTTGTAATTTGTATACTTTGGTTAACAATCAACCCTCCCTATCCCTTTAAAAATATGGAAATCTATATGGATAAGATCATTCTAGAATGTGCCCTTGGATCCCCTATAGGGTTCTGGGCTGTTTTGGGGTATATAGGACTCCTAGCTTTGTTATGTTTCATACTGGCTTTTCTGGCCAGAAAGCTGCCTGATAACTTCAATGAGGCCAAATTCATCACCTTCAGCATGTTGATATTCTGTGCAGTCTGGATCACCTTCATCCCTGCTTATGTCAGTTCTCCTGGGAAGTTCACTGTAGCTGTGGAAATATTTGCTATGCTAGCTTCAAGTTATGGTTTACTTCTATGTGTATTTGCCCCAAAATGcttcattattttattcaagCCAGAActgaacacaaagaaacacatgatggcaaaatgtaaataa
- the LOC115560857 gene encoding extracellular calcium-sensing receptor-like isoform X1: MLRSPEHCLLSKEGDVTIGGVFSIHSQISSPLLSFTDTPNSLTCSRINFREFRFVQTMIFAIEEINNSSSLLPNVTLGYKVFDSCGSIMASMRVAMALLNGNDTAYGKTCSEMSSIHTVIGASESSSTIIMLRTLGAFQIPVISHFATCACLSDKTKYPTFFRTIPSDYYQSRALAKLVKHFGWTWVGSVRSDNDYGNNGMVAFADAARLEGVCIEYSETISRLDTREKVARVVSVIRRGTARVLVAFLAQGEMDILIEEAVRQNLTGLQWVGSESWITAGHLATQRNTAILTGSLGFTIRKSNISGLKEFLLRVSPSQDSQSSLLKEFWETMFDCKFESDLENQASDRQCSGSEKLENVGNPYTDVSELRISNNVYKAVYAVAHTIHNMLNCEKTGGNVNPSCTWTNNSKREQVLKYLKVVNFPLKSGERVYFDQNGDPAAMYELVNWQRNRAGEPMFVTVGNYDASLPNKKQFTMNGINITWAAESRERPQSVCSASCLKGFRQATIKGKPVCCFSCIPCAAGEISNATDSAECNKCLLQFWSNEDHSLCVPKVVEFLSFEETMGALLTAISLFGTSLTLIVSVVFFHFRHTPLVKASNSELSFLLLFSLTLCFLCSLTFIGSPSDWSCMLRHTAFGITFSMCMSCVLAKTVAVVVAFKAKLPKNTVLQCSLPIQRTSVFGCILVQVMVCVLWLTLAPPFPYRNTEQSSEKIILECALGSPIGFWAVLGYIGLLALLCFVLAFLARKLPDNFNEAKFITFSMLIFCAVWITFIPAYVSSPGKFTVAVEIFAILASSFGLLFCIFAPKLYILLLKPERNTKMNMMGKTQRKSL; the protein is encoded by the exons ATGCTGAGGAGCCCAGAGCATTGCTTGCTGTCTAAGGAAGGAGACGTCACTATTGGAGGGGTCTTCTCCATCCATAGCCAGATCTCCagtcctctgctctccttcacAGACACTCCAAATTCTCTAACCTGTTCCAG GATTAATTTCAGAGAGTTTCGTTTTGTACAAACAATGATCTTTGCTATTGAGGAAATCAACAATAGCAGCTCTCTACTCCCTAACGTCACACTGGGCTACAAAGTGTTTGACAGCTGTGGCTCCATCATGGCATCTATGCGTGTGGCGATGGCTCTGCTTAATGGAAATGACACAGCGTATGGGAAAACCTGCTCTGAAATGTCCTCTATTCATACAGTCATAGGAGCCTCTGAATCTTCCTCCACCATTATCATGCTCAGAACATTAGGGGCGTTCCAGATACCAGTG ATCAGCCATTTTGCGACATGCGCCTGTCTGAGTGATAAAACCAAGTACCCTACTTTCTTTAGGACCATACCGAGTGACTACTACCAGAGCCGAGCACTGGCAAAGCTGGTCAAACACTTTGGTTGGACCTGGGTGGGGTCGGTCCGGAGTGACAACGACTATGGCAACAACGGCATGGTTGCCTTTGCAGACGCTGCCCGTCTGGAGGGGGTCTGCATCGAGTATTCAGAAACCATCTCCAGACTGGACACCAGAGAGAAGGTGGCCCGGGTGGTCAGTGTGATCCGCCGAGGAACCGCCAGGGTGCTGGTGGCCTTCCTCGCTCAGGGAGAGATGGACATCCTGATTGAAGAAGCGGTGAGGCAGAACCTGACAGGTCTGCAGTGGGTGGGCAGCGAGTCCTGGATCACGGCCGGCCACCTGGCCACCCAGAGAAACACCGCCATCCTGACCGGATCGCTGGGGTTCACCATTAGGAAGTCAAACATTTCAGGGTTGAAAGAGTTCTTGCTACGGGTGAGCCCGAGTCAAGACTCTCAGAGCAGCCTACTTAAAGAGTTCTGGGAGACGATGTTTGACTGCAAATTCGAAAGCGACTTGGAAAACCAGGCCAGTGACAGGCAGTGCTCTGGATCAGAGAAACTAGAAAACGTCGGTAATCCGTACACTGATGTGTCAGAGTTACGGATATCTAACAATGTGTATAAAGCAGTATATGCTGTGGCCCACACCATTCATAACATGTTAAACTGTGAAAAGACAGGGGGCAATGTCAATCCATCATGTACATGGACAAACAATTCAAAGAGAGAGCAG GTATTGAAATACCTGAAGGTGGTGAACTTCCCTCTGAAGTCAGGGGAAAGGGTATATTTTGATCAGAACGGAGATCCAGCGGCCATGTATGAACTGGTGAACTGGCAGAGGAACCGAGCAGGCGAGCCAATGTTTGTTACAGTAGGGAACTACGATGCCTCATTACCAAATAAAAAGCAATTCACTATGAATGGCATTAACATCACATGGGCTGCTGAATCTAGAGAA AGGCCTCAGTCTGTGTGCAGTGCCAGCTGTTTGAAAGGTTTCCGGCAGGCTACGATTAAAGGGAAACCTGTCTGCTGCTTCTCCTGCATTCCCTGCGCTGCCGGAGAGATCAGCAATGCCACTG ATTCTGCAGAATGCAACAAGTGTTTGTTGCAATTCTGGTCAAATGAAGACCACAGCCTGTGTGTCCCCAAGGTGGTTGAGTTCCTGTCTTTTGAAGAAACTATGGGAGCCCTCCTCACTGCTATATCATTGTTTGGAACAAGTTTAACCTTGATCGTGTCAGTGGTCTTCTTCCACTTTCGACACACACCTCTGGTAAAAGCGAGTAACTCTGAGCTGAGcttcctgctgctcttctccttgactctgtgtttcctgtgttctcTGACCTTCATTGGCAGTCCCTCAGACTGGTCCTGTATGCTTCGCCACACAGCTTTCGGGATCACCTTTTCAATGTGCATGTCTTGTGTCCTGGCAAAGACTGTAGCAGTCGTGGTAGCCTTCAAGGCAAAACTGCCCAAAAATACAGTTCTTCAGTGCTCATTGCCAATACAAAGAACCAGTGTTTTTGGTTGTATCTTAGTACaggttatggtgtgtgtgttatggttaaCTCTGGCCCCACCATTCCCATACAGAAATACTGAGCAGTCTAGCGAAAAGATCATCCTAGAATGTGCCCTAGGATCCCCTATAGGGTTCTGGGCTGTTTTGGGGTACATAGGACTCCTAGCTTTGTTATGTTTCGTACTGGCTTTTCTGGCTAGAAAGCTGCCTGATAACTTCAATGAGGCCAAATTCATCACCTTCAGCATGTTGATATTCTGTGCAGTCTGGATCACCTTCATCCCTGCTTATGTCAGTTCTCCTGGGAAGTTCACTGTAGCTGTGGAGATATTTGCAATTCTGGCCTCAAGCTTTGGATTGCTTTTTTGCATATTTGCTCCAAAACTTTATATCTTACTTCTTAAACCAGAGAGGAATACCAAAATGAATATGATGGGAAAAACCCAGCGGAAATCACTGTAA
- the LOC115560857 gene encoding extracellular calcium-sensing receptor-like isoform X2: MLRSPEHCLLSKEGDVTIGGVFSIHSQISSPLLSFTDTPNSLTCSRINFREFRFVQTMIFAIEEINNSSSLLPNVTLGYKVFDSCGSIMASMRVAMALLNGNDTAYGKTCSEMSSIHTVIGASESSSTIIMLRTLGAFQIPVISHFATCACLSDKTKYPTFFRTIPSDYYQSRALAKLVKHFGWTWVGSVRSDNDYGNNGMVAFADAARLEGVCIEYSETISRLDTREKVARVVSVIRRGTARVLVAFLAQGEMDILIEEAVRQNLTGLQWVGSESWITAGHLATQRNTAILTGSLGFTIRKSNISGLKDSLLKEFWETMFDCKFESDLENQASDRQCSGSEKLENVGNPYTDVSELRISNNVYKAVYAVAHTIHNMLNCEKTGGNVNPSCTWTNNSKREQVLKYLKVVNFPLKSGERVYFDQNGDPAAMYELVNWQRNRAGEPMFVTVGNYDASLPNKKQFTMNGINITWAAESRERPQSVCSASCLKGFRQATIKGKPVCCFSCIPCAAGEISNATDSAECNKCLLQFWSNEDHSLCVPKVVEFLSFEETMGALLTAISLFGTSLTLIVSVVFFHFRHTPLVKASNSELSFLLLFSLTLCFLCSLTFIGSPSDWSCMLRHTAFGITFSMCMSCVLAKTVAVVVAFKAKLPKNTVLQCSLPIQRTSVFGCILVQVMVCVLWLTLAPPFPYRNTEQSSEKIILECALGSPIGFWAVLGYIGLLALLCFVLAFLARKLPDNFNEAKFITFSMLIFCAVWITFIPAYVSSPGKFTVAVEIFAILASSFGLLFCIFAPKLYILLLKPERNTKMNMMGKTQRKSL, from the exons ATGCTGAGGAGCCCAGAGCATTGCTTGCTGTCTAAGGAAGGAGACGTCACTATTGGAGGGGTCTTCTCCATCCATAGCCAGATCTCCagtcctctgctctccttcacAGACACTCCAAATTCTCTAACCTGTTCCAG GATTAATTTCAGAGAGTTTCGTTTTGTACAAACAATGATCTTTGCTATTGAGGAAATCAACAATAGCAGCTCTCTACTCCCTAACGTCACACTGGGCTACAAAGTGTTTGACAGCTGTGGCTCCATCATGGCATCTATGCGTGTGGCGATGGCTCTGCTTAATGGAAATGACACAGCGTATGGGAAAACCTGCTCTGAAATGTCCTCTATTCATACAGTCATAGGAGCCTCTGAATCTTCCTCCACCATTATCATGCTCAGAACATTAGGGGCGTTCCAGATACCAGTG ATCAGCCATTTTGCGACATGCGCCTGTCTGAGTGATAAAACCAAGTACCCTACTTTCTTTAGGACCATACCGAGTGACTACTACCAGAGCCGAGCACTGGCAAAGCTGGTCAAACACTTTGGTTGGACCTGGGTGGGGTCGGTCCGGAGTGACAACGACTATGGCAACAACGGCATGGTTGCCTTTGCAGACGCTGCCCGTCTGGAGGGGGTCTGCATCGAGTATTCAGAAACCATCTCCAGACTGGACACCAGAGAGAAGGTGGCCCGGGTGGTCAGTGTGATCCGCCGAGGAACCGCCAGGGTGCTGGTGGCCTTCCTCGCTCAGGGAGAGATGGACATCCTGATTGAAGAAGCGGTGAGGCAGAACCTGACAGGTCTGCAGTGGGTGGGCAGCGAGTCCTGGATCACGGCCGGCCACCTGGCCACCCAGAGAAACACCGCCATCCTGACCGGATCGCTGGGGTTCACCATTAGGAAGTCAAACATTTCAGGGTTGAAAGA CAGCCTACTTAAAGAGTTCTGGGAGACGATGTTTGACTGCAAATTCGAAAGCGACTTGGAAAACCAGGCCAGTGACAGGCAGTGCTCTGGATCAGAGAAACTAGAAAACGTCGGTAATCCGTACACTGATGTGTCAGAGTTACGGATATCTAACAATGTGTATAAAGCAGTATATGCTGTGGCCCACACCATTCATAACATGTTAAACTGTGAAAAGACAGGGGGCAATGTCAATCCATCATGTACATGGACAAACAATTCAAAGAGAGAGCAG GTATTGAAATACCTGAAGGTGGTGAACTTCCCTCTGAAGTCAGGGGAAAGGGTATATTTTGATCAGAACGGAGATCCAGCGGCCATGTATGAACTGGTGAACTGGCAGAGGAACCGAGCAGGCGAGCCAATGTTTGTTACAGTAGGGAACTACGATGCCTCATTACCAAATAAAAAGCAATTCACTATGAATGGCATTAACATCACATGGGCTGCTGAATCTAGAGAA AGGCCTCAGTCTGTGTGCAGTGCCAGCTGTTTGAAAGGTTTCCGGCAGGCTACGATTAAAGGGAAACCTGTCTGCTGCTTCTCCTGCATTCCCTGCGCTGCCGGAGAGATCAGCAATGCCACTG ATTCTGCAGAATGCAACAAGTGTTTGTTGCAATTCTGGTCAAATGAAGACCACAGCCTGTGTGTCCCCAAGGTGGTTGAGTTCCTGTCTTTTGAAGAAACTATGGGAGCCCTCCTCACTGCTATATCATTGTTTGGAACAAGTTTAACCTTGATCGTGTCAGTGGTCTTCTTCCACTTTCGACACACACCTCTGGTAAAAGCGAGTAACTCTGAGCTGAGcttcctgctgctcttctccttgactctgtgtttcctgtgttctcTGACCTTCATTGGCAGTCCCTCAGACTGGTCCTGTATGCTTCGCCACACAGCTTTCGGGATCACCTTTTCAATGTGCATGTCTTGTGTCCTGGCAAAGACTGTAGCAGTCGTGGTAGCCTTCAAGGCAAAACTGCCCAAAAATACAGTTCTTCAGTGCTCATTGCCAATACAAAGAACCAGTGTTTTTGGTTGTATCTTAGTACaggttatggtgtgtgtgttatggttaaCTCTGGCCCCACCATTCCCATACAGAAATACTGAGCAGTCTAGCGAAAAGATCATCCTAGAATGTGCCCTAGGATCCCCTATAGGGTTCTGGGCTGTTTTGGGGTACATAGGACTCCTAGCTTTGTTATGTTTCGTACTGGCTTTTCTGGCTAGAAAGCTGCCTGATAACTTCAATGAGGCCAAATTCATCACCTTCAGCATGTTGATATTCTGTGCAGTCTGGATCACCTTCATCCCTGCTTATGTCAGTTCTCCTGGGAAGTTCACTGTAGCTGTGGAGATATTTGCAATTCTGGCCTCAAGCTTTGGATTGCTTTTTTGCATATTTGCTCCAAAACTTTATATCTTACTTCTTAAACCAGAGAGGAATACCAAAATGAATATGATGGGAAAAACCCAGCGGAAATCACTGTAA